The following DNA comes from Peribacillus sp. FSL E2-0218.
AAGGAATATCCAATTGAAGAAATGTTTAGGCAGCCCCAACAACTCCCCTTTACATTGCAGCAATACGAACCGGGGGAAATCATTCTGCTAGAAGGAGTGGAGATGAAATCGCTGTTGTTTTTAGTGGAAGGAAAAGTGAAAATAACCTCAAGCATCGAAACTGGAAAGTCACTCTTGCTCAGATTTATCCACCCATTCTCCATTATTGGCGATATTGAATTAATTCGTGACGTTCCCGTCCAATCACAAGTTAAGGCAGTGGATCAATGCTTGTTCATTGGACTGCAGTTTGATTATATAAAAAAACATGAAATGGATAACCCAAAATTTTTGCATATCCTTTTAGAACACTTAAGCTATAAGCTTCAAACTTGTACAACGGCATCTCGTGTAAATGTATTAGCATCTGTGGAAAACAAATTTGCGAGCTACCTTTTGTCCACAATCGCACCAGAACCAGATACTAACTTTGGAATCGAGCTTAAGACATCCAATATTAAAGAAATTGCCGATTTACTCGGCACTACATATCGCCATTTAAATCGAGTGATCCTTTCTCTTTCCCAAAAGAAAATGATTGAAAGGGATAAGAATTCGATTCGAATAGTAAATTGGACCGTTTTAGAAGAAATGTCCAATGGAATTCGATATAAGTAGATATGTCAGAGGAGAAGGGTATTTATATGTTGATTTTACCCTTTTCTACCCACTGAAAATATGCAGACCCTAAAAATCCATTAACTTATTATAACTAGTTATATCTAGTTATATCTATTTACATTTGGTTAGTAATGATATATAATTTTTCTTGTAAGACATATGCTTACGAATACAGATAAAATTACATGCCTCGAGGATGAGCTGTATGAGTGAATCTTTACAAAAACTTGAACAGAATTTTGCCAATCTCATTCGAGCTTATCGAAAGAAACAGATTGGAAAAGGTCCTGAGAAGATCAAGGTAACATTCACCAGAAATTGGGTTGTCGCTCATATGAGTGGATGCCTAAGTCCGGTAGAAAGTTTTATCACACGGTCTGAAGAAGGACGGAATATGATTTTACATGCTCGTACACACATGATAAAAGAACTGTACAGTGAGTTAACTCCCACTGATATGGAACAACTGGTAGGAGCAAAATTTATAAAACTTATTACAGATGTAGATTTAGAGAAAGATGAAGTCGTATCTATATTTGTTTTTGAACAACCCATAGATGGAACAGAAGATATGTTTTCAATATGACAGGCGGATGGAATACGGTACGTATGTGCTTAGTAACTAACCACCATCATTTTGGATAAAAGGATTGGCCCAGGCTATCCTCTTAACCAAAATGTGGTGGTTTTTTATATGTATTTTTTCAACAAAATCAAACTAACATTATTCCTAGGAGGAACACAATATGAAAATCGTAGCAGTATTACCACCAGTAGTAGAATTGCCAGAACCATCTCCAGGCTATTTGTTTAACGTTGAGAAAGCTTATAATCTTCATGAATATTTTGCAAGCAAAGGTCATGAATTCGTTACACTGAGCGATGCAAATGAATCTTTGGAGCCGCATTTGGCAGATATGTCCATCTTCATTTGCAGCCCTTTCTACCCTGCTTACCTGACAAAAGAGAAAATTGATCGTGCTCCAAATCTTAAAATGGCACTTACGGCTGGCGTAGGTTCCGACCACTTTGACTTGGAAGCTTGTGCAGCACGGAATATCACGGTTGCTGAAGTAACGGGAAGTAACGTTGTTAGTGTTGCTGAACATGCTGTCATGCAAATCCTGATCTTACTCCGTAACTTTGTAGGCGGTCACGAACAAGCAGTAAATGGAGAGTGGAACCTGCCAAAAGTTGGTGCTTATGCCCATGACTTAGAAGGAAAAACAGTTGGTATTTTTGGATTCGGACGTATTGGACAACGTGTCGCTGCCCGTCTGCGCCCATTCGATGTGAAATTGGTCTACAACGACCCATACCGTCGTGAAGACTTGGAAGATGAACTGGGAGTGGAATATGTAACTTTCGACAAATTGGTTGAAACAAGTGACGCCATCACAATCCACGCTCCGTTGACCGAGCAAACGGATACACTGTTCAACCGCGATGTTTTAAGCCGTACAAAACAAGATGCCTATATCGTTAATACAGCACGCGGAAAAATCATTGAAACGGATGCTCTTGTAGATTCCTTGAAATCCGGACATTTAGCTGGTTACGCTGGTGACACTTGGTACCCACAACCTGCTCCTGCTGATCATCCTTGGAGACAAATGCCAAAACAAGCCATGACTGTCCACTACTCTGGCATGACCCTGGAAGCTCAGCACCGTATCGAAATCGGTACAAAAGCCATTCTGGACAACTTCTTTGAAGGAAAAGCACAAAAACAAGAAGATTTGATTGTAGAAGGCGGAGAAATCGTCAGCCCAAGCTACAAAATCAAGTAAGCTGCATAATGTACAGACACCCTCTCTTTCAGGAGGGTGTCTTTTTGTTTGTTTCTACTTATAAAAAAATAGGGGTGCCCAAGTAACAGATAAGTACGAAATCTCGTTACTCCAATGCTTTAGAGGCACCCGAATGGCAGAATAATAAAAAGCTGCCTAAAAAAATAGCTCCAATCTTCCTTTGACACTTTCACTCATCAACAGGCTTTCGTTTATGTTTTTCATTTATTATTTTTTTATTGAATATCTTAACGTCTCCAACCATCAGTAACCTCATATCCTCTACAATATACTGGGCCAACTCTTGGTCTGTGATGTCATCTCCCTCAATATCCAAGCGGAATTCCTGCCCTTGAATCCCACCGCCATTCGTAAACACGATTTCAAAGTCAAATTGAACTCTTTTATCCATCTGAACCCTCCCCAACTATTACAACCGTTCTTACTTAGAAATATTCTAGACAAAAAGAGGTTTCCCTTCTTCAACTCAGTACCTGATAGGCTGATAAGGCGAATATCATTATCACTAAGATAATTTTCATCATTTTCAAGACTGAATCCCCCCCTAATAAGGGTATTCCGCCCGTTTGCGCAAAAGAAAAGGAGCTGCCAATCAGCCCCTGGTACTCATCATTTCTGATTTTTTAATATACGAACCTCTTCTTCTAGCTTATCCATTTTTTGTTGAAGTGCTTTCTTTGGTTTCATTAGTTTTCTTACTAAAAGCAAAACCAATAATACGAAAAGTATAGTTAGAATGAAGCCTGGAATACCTATATTACTCAACATACACACCGCCCCATTCACTTCATTAACCAAATTCTAGATTTGATTATAAAATTTGTCAATGTCTCCAAGGAATACAACCGGTGTATTCTTGTGAATAATAAGCGTGTTACGCAATGAGGAGGACTTATATGAAA
Coding sequences within:
- a CDS encoding NAD-dependent formate dehydrogenase → MKIVAVLPPVVELPEPSPGYLFNVEKAYNLHEYFASKGHEFVTLSDANESLEPHLADMSIFICSPFYPAYLTKEKIDRAPNLKMALTAGVGSDHFDLEACAARNITVAEVTGSNVVSVAEHAVMQILILLRNFVGGHEQAVNGEWNLPKVGAYAHDLEGKTVGIFGFGRIGQRVAARLRPFDVKLVYNDPYRREDLEDELGVEYVTFDKLVETSDAITIHAPLTEQTDTLFNRDVLSRTKQDAYIVNTARGKIIETDALVDSLKSGHLAGYAGDTWYPQPAPADHPWRQMPKQAMTVHYSGMTLEAQHRIEIGTKAILDNFFEGKAQKQEDLIVEGGEIVSPSYKIK
- a CDS encoding cyclase: MDKRVQFDFEIVFTNGGGIQGQEFRLDIEGDDITDQELAQYIVEDMRLLMVGDVKIFNKKIINEKHKRKPVDE
- a CDS encoding Crp/Fnr family transcriptional regulator gives rise to the protein MKYMNDPRLLGTKLKEYPIEEMFRQPQQLPFTLQQYEPGEIILLEGVEMKSLLFLVEGKVKITSSIETGKSLLLRFIHPFSIIGDIELIRDVPVQSQVKAVDQCLFIGLQFDYIKKHEMDNPKFLHILLEHLSYKLQTCTTASRVNVLASVENKFASYLLSTIAPEPDTNFGIELKTSNIKEIADLLGTTYRHLNRVILSLSQKKMIERDKNSIRIVNWTVLEEMSNGIRYK
- a CDS encoding DUF2294 domain-containing protein, with translation MSESLQKLEQNFANLIRAYRKKQIGKGPEKIKVTFTRNWVVAHMSGCLSPVESFITRSEEGRNMILHARTHMIKELYSELTPTDMEQLVGAKFIKLITDVDLEKDEVVSIFVFEQPIDGTEDMFSI